A genomic segment from Desulfurispirillum indicum S5 encodes:
- a CDS encoding efflux RND transporter periplasmic adaptor subunit: MSKSQSALLPFLFLLLGIPAFALETTVVNHRVKTEYLQLDGTVEAVRQSTVSAQTSGTVKAIYFDVDDAVPAGALILELDDREHRARVNQARAAFNEATAGLNDAQSNHERVKRLHEQGIASPAQFDQARNQLSAAQARLARSQAALEESQQHLAYTSISAPYGGLVTRRHVEIGEAVSPGTPLLSGLTLEELRVVTALPQRFAALSRQERKFRVIMDDGTPLETGVTTLYPYADPSTHTFRVRIDIENPAASLFPGMLVRVEVPVAQRSALWIPTTSLVRQGELRAVYVMDENMRPRLRQVRVGSHDGELLEILAGLSAGEIIALHPHEALQLLQTRSH, translated from the coding sequence ATGTCGAAATCACAATCAGCACTTCTCCCCTTTCTGTTTCTTCTGCTGGGCATACCGGCTTTCGCCCTGGAAACCACAGTGGTCAATCACCGAGTGAAAACCGAATACCTGCAGCTTGATGGAACCGTCGAGGCGGTCAGACAGAGCACCGTCTCGGCCCAGACAAGCGGCACAGTGAAGGCAATTTACTTTGATGTGGACGATGCTGTGCCGGCGGGAGCGCTTATCCTTGAGCTGGATGATCGCGAGCACCGCGCACGCGTCAACCAGGCCAGAGCGGCTTTCAACGAGGCAACTGCCGGCCTTAATGATGCCCAATCCAACCATGAACGTGTCAAAAGACTCCATGAACAGGGCATTGCATCTCCGGCTCAGTTTGACCAGGCGCGCAATCAGCTCTCAGCAGCACAAGCTCGACTGGCGCGCTCACAGGCCGCGCTGGAAGAGTCTCAGCAACACCTGGCCTACACCAGCATCAGCGCCCCCTATGGAGGCCTGGTAACCCGCCGGCATGTGGAAATCGGAGAGGCTGTCAGCCCAGGAACTCCACTGCTCAGCGGCCTTACCCTGGAAGAACTGCGGGTGGTTACGGCCCTGCCTCAGCGCTTTGCCGCCTTGAGCCGCCAGGAGCGAAAATTCCGCGTAATCATGGACGATGGAACTCCCCTTGAAACCGGTGTTACCACCTTGTATCCCTACGCTGATCCATCCACCCATACCTTCAGGGTGCGCATAGACATAGAAAATCCTGCCGCCAGCCTCTTTCCCGGCATGCTGGTCAGAGTAGAAGTGCCGGTGGCGCAACGGTCAGCTCTCTGGATACCCACCACCTCACTGGTGCGCCAGGGTGAGCTGCGGGCGGTCTATGTCATGGATGAAAACATGCGGCCTCGCCTGCGCCAGGTACGTGTCGGCAGTCACGATGGGGAGCTCCTGGAGATTCTCGCAGGACTGTCCGCCGGGGAAATTATCGCGCTGCATCCCCACGAGGCGCTGCAGCTTCTCCAGACGAGGTCACACTGA
- a CDS encoding GlpM family protein: MSLAIKVALGAVAVLLIALLSKTRNYAIAGLVPLFPTFALIAHFIIGTERSVADLKTTIIFGAWSMVPYSIYLLSLYLFADRMRLGMALGSAVACWAVSAWVLIILWTRYSS, from the coding sequence ATGTCACTGGCCATTAAGGTTGCGCTGGGGGCAGTGGCCGTCCTGCTCATCGCCCTGCTCTCCAAAACGCGCAATTACGCCATTGCCGGACTGGTACCCCTCTTTCCCACCTTTGCGCTCATCGCCCACTTCATTATTGGAACCGAGCGCTCCGTTGCGGATCTGAAAACGACTATCATTTTCGGCGCCTGGTCCATGGTGCCCTATTCCATCTACCTGCTCAGCCTGTACCTCTTTGCCGACCGGATGCGTCTTGGCATGGCCCTCGGTTCGGCAGTGGCCTGCTGGGCAGTATCCGCCTGGGTTCTGATCATCCTGTGGACCCGCTACAGCAGCTGA
- a CDS encoding DUF4870 family protein: protein MNNAEDLKSAKTLTTVIYALYAASFFVGLTAIVGIILNYLKKNEVAGTYLESHFRWQIRTFWFGLLWSVIGAVALTILIGWVILLANFVWIIYRIVKGWLRLNENKPMYEEKVIPVQAV, encoded by the coding sequence ATGAACAATGCGGAAGATCTCAAATCAGCAAAAACCCTGACAACCGTTATCTATGCGCTGTACGCGGCATCCTTTTTTGTGGGCCTGACGGCGATCGTTGGGATTATCCTGAACTATCTGAAAAAAAATGAGGTCGCCGGAACCTATCTGGAGAGCCACTTTCGCTGGCAAATACGGACTTTCTGGTTCGGTCTCCTCTGGTCGGTGATTGGTGCGGTCGCCCTGACCATCCTTATCGGCTGGGTGATTCTGCTGGCAAACTTCGTGTGGATCATTTACCGAATCGTCAAGGGCTGGCTGAGACTCAACGAAAACAAGCCCATGTACGAGGAGAAAGTGATTCCGGTTCAGGCCGTTTAA
- a CDS encoding zinc-dependent peptidase — MRARWLRRWFRLFSDSEGLDLALWQNLRQSMPLLKNLSREQQRKLQRITDEFLSRKTLLPAAGFAIDARMKHLIALQACVPLVNLNLNVYRSFDSIIVYADEFIPRHALEDENGIVHLDEEPLIGESWYYGPVILSWNDVSHDAFSEGNTNVVIHEMAHQIDMLSGDADGVPLLHPDMSRDTWRTILQAAFREHGRLVKADEDTVLDPYGAEDPAEFFAVSCECFFKQPRQLRQWNPQWYEQLARLFAWDTAHK, encoded by the coding sequence TTGCGTGCAAGGTGGCTGCGCAGATGGTTTCGCCTCTTCTCTGACAGCGAAGGCCTTGATCTGGCCCTGTGGCAGAATCTGCGCCAGTCCATGCCCTTGCTGAAGAATCTGTCGCGGGAGCAGCAGCGAAAGCTCCAGCGGATAACCGATGAATTCCTGTCCAGGAAAACACTTCTCCCGGCCGCTGGTTTTGCCATCGACGCGAGGATGAAGCACCTCATCGCCCTGCAGGCCTGCGTACCCCTGGTGAATCTGAACCTGAACGTCTATCGTTCATTCGATTCCATAATTGTTTACGCCGACGAGTTCATTCCGCGCCATGCACTGGAGGACGAAAATGGCATCGTCCATCTGGACGAAGAACCGCTGATCGGTGAATCCTGGTATTATGGCCCCGTGATTCTCTCCTGGAATGACGTCAGCCACGATGCCTTCAGCGAAGGCAACACCAATGTGGTCATCCACGAGATGGCGCACCAGATCGACATGCTCAGCGGTGACGCCGACGGAGTGCCGCTGCTCCATCCTGACATGAGCCGCGATACCTGGCGCACCATACTGCAGGCGGCCTTTCGCGAACATGGACGCCTGGTGAAGGCGGACGAGGACACGGTGCTCGATCCTTATGGCGCCGAAGACCCCGCTGAATTTTTTGCCGTAAGCTGTGAGTGTTTTTTCAAGCAGCCCAGACAACTCAGGCAATGGAATCCACAGTGGTATGAACAGCTGGCACGGCTTTTCGCTTGGGATACTGCCCACAAATAA
- a CDS encoding SIR2 family NAD-dependent protein deacylase has protein sequence MEYTEKYRKAADVIRNAEAMIITSGAGMGVDSGLPDFRGEKGFWNAYPMYERLGLSFAGAANPRHFDEDPAFGWGFYGHRTNLYRSTTPHDGFNWLKEWSKKFGIDHFVVTSNVDGQFQQAGYADSRILEVHGSIHHLQCTTPCSSEIWANEEDIPVDLDTMRAGYIPSCIRCNAVARPNILMFGDYAWISSRTAEQEERFSAFLNRHRGHRKVIIEMGAGTSVPTIRNLGDRLSTTEDVTLIRINPREYGVRGAHISIDKGALEALQGIGEHLAR, from the coding sequence ATGGAGTATACGGAGAAGTACCGCAAGGCAGCTGATGTTATACGGAACGCCGAAGCCATGATCATTACCTCGGGAGCCGGCATGGGTGTGGATTCAGGCCTGCCCGACTTCCGCGGTGAAAAGGGTTTCTGGAACGCCTACCCCATGTATGAACGGCTTGGTCTGAGCTTTGCCGGAGCAGCCAATCCGCGCCATTTCGACGAAGATCCTGCCTTCGGCTGGGGTTTCTATGGCCACCGTACCAACCTGTACCGTTCCACCACACCCCACGACGGCTTTAACTGGCTGAAGGAGTGGTCAAAGAAGTTCGGCATAGATCACTTTGTGGTCACCTCTAATGTCGATGGACAGTTCCAGCAGGCAGGCTATGCCGACTCCCGTATCCTGGAGGTTCACGGCTCCATTCACCACCTGCAGTGCACGACCCCATGCTCTTCGGAAATATGGGCCAACGAGGAAGATATACCAGTGGATCTCGATACCATGCGAGCCGGATATATTCCGTCCTGTATCCGCTGCAACGCTGTGGCGCGACCCAACATCCTGATGTTCGGTGATTACGCCTGGATCAGCAGCCGTACTGCTGAACAGGAGGAACGTTTTTCCGCCTTTCTCAACCGTCACCGCGGCCACCGTAAAGTCATCATTGAGATGGGTGCCGGCACTTCGGTTCCCACCATCAGGAACCTGGGAGATCGCCTGAGCACCACAGAGGATGTCACCCTGATTCGCATCAACCCCCGCGAATATGGAGTGCGCGGCGCCCATATCTCCATTGACAAAGGTGCCCTGGAAGCACTGCAGGGGATTGGTGAGCACCTTGCCCGCTGA